In a single window of the Fusarium falciforme chromosome 3, complete sequence genome:
- a CDS encoding Zn(2)-C6 fungal-type domain-containing protein — MVQKQPLGLDSNRSLPAEKLQVVEKVLEPFMADLLDVYFEKVNSSFPLLDETSFRRQYSINKDGISPALLASLYAHSMTFWGSSPSLSRQRRPDGRFIWNLATEATYSQLYRSPGMSIIEAILLNVGGRPTTSLIGNGVLLGSAIATAHSLGLNHDPMPWEIPQSEKNLRMRIWWALLVHDKWTSLSHGTPPTIAKTQYDVPSPTIENLCEKGSSAEKVLKASIYVALVGLTDVLDLHLKHIYQLGKPDELGDVTHLELALNNWIDSMGDRVRWVIIRGTNLDIPGAPNLRLAYLTVRLLLQRIELEAEKRISNAGDGRLLNCYMEARRTSEEMLILTQELQPEHLADFWLPSSAFSFPAAVSFLLRCALETENSPSGLSQSSSLKIASDLLAALRSHKEKNAWDLGDICLAQHTEVVDKLLAMVPPEDPGPDGTSDFSEFPMLDPSFIDQFLPSLWDPLQNAW; from the exons ATGGTGCAGAAGCAGCCGTTGGGGCTCGACTCGAATCGCAGCCTTCCCGCGGAAAAGCTTCAGGTGGTTGAGAAGGTTCTGGAGCCTTTCATGGCTGATTTACTAGACGT CTATTTTGAGAAAGTCAACTCATCCTTTCCTCTTCTAGATGAGACGTCTTTCCGCAGGCAATACAGTATAAACAAAGATGGGATATCTCCTGCACTTCTGGCAAGCTTGTATGCGCACTCAATGACATTCTGGGGCAGCTCTCCCAGCCTCTCTCGCCAACGACGCCCTGATGGGCGCTTTATCTGGAACCTTGCCACAGAAGCAACTTACTCGCAGTTATATCGGTCTCCAGGAATGTCAATAATCGAGGCCATTCTATTGAATGTGGGTGGACGGCCGACTACCTCTCTCATCGGTAATGGTGTGCTGCTTGGGTCTGCCATAGCCACGGCTCACTCACTGGGGTTAAATCATGATCCAATGCCTTGGGAGATACCACAGTCTGAGAAGAATCTTCGGATGAGAATTTGGTGGGCTTTACTGGTCCACGATAAATG GACAAGTCTCTCCCATGGAACACCTCCAACCATCGCAAAGACGCAATACGACGTGCCTTCACCTACAATAGAGAATCTCTGTGAAAAGGGCTCTTCGGCAGAGAAAGTATTAAAAGCTTCCATCTATGTGGCTCTCGTTGGATTGACCGACGTCTTGGATCTGCACTTGAAGCACATCTACCAGCTGGGGAAGCCGGATGAACTTGGAGATGTCACCCATCTAGAGCTCGCTCTCAATAACTGGATTGACTCTATGGGTGACAGAGTCCGCTGGGTCATTATCCGTGGGACAAATCTCGACATTCCAGGTGCCCCGAATCTGCGCTTGGCTTATCTCACTGTTCGGCTCCTGCTCCAACGGAtcgagctcgaggccgagaagcgcATCTCCAACGCTGGAGATGGTCGTCTACTCAATTGCTACATGGAAGCCCGAAGGACCTCGGAGGAGATGCTCATCTTGACTCAAGAGTTACAACCTGAGCATCTTGCTGATTTCTGGCTACCCAGCAGTGCCTTTTCGTTCCCAGCTGCCGTGAGCTTTCTACTGCGATGCGCCCTCGAGACGGAGAATTCACCTTCTGGTCTTTCACAGAGCAGTTCATTAAAGATCGCTTCTGATCTTCTCGCCGCTCTCCGATCTCATAAGGAGAAAAATGCATGGGATCTCGGTGACATCTGCCTCGCGCAACATACCGAGGTTGTGGACAAGCTTTTGGCCATGGTGCCTCCCGAGGACCCTGGGCCTGATGGGACTTCAGACTTTTCGGAATTTCCTATGCTTGATCCTTCTTTTATTGACCAGTTTCTTCCGAGTCTATGGGATCCTCTGCAGAATGCGTGGTAG
- a CDS encoding Putative mitochondrial 2-oxoglutarate/malate carrier protein has protein sequence MSSSGFKQAAESARSKTSDVLGAARGDSAALANDLLHSPVAKAILPFVNGGISGMVATSVVQPVDMIKVRIQLAGEGTAAGPKPTPLSVTRQIIASGKVLDLYTGLSAGLLRQAVYTTARLGMFDTLMGSLSARAKAEGRAVGFAERATAGLTAGGIAAMIGNPADLALIRMQSDGLKPLAERKNYKSVIDALGGIAKSEGVGALWAGAAPTVVRAMALNFGQLAFFSEAKAQLKKHTDLSAQTQTLSASAIAGFFASFFSLPFDFVKTRLQKQSKGPDGKLPYRGMVDCFSKVAKQEGLGRFYRGFGTYYVRIAPHAMVTLIVADYLGWLTK, from the exons ATGAGCTCCTCAGGCTTCAAGCAGGCGGCTGAATCAGCTCGCTCAAAGACCAGCGATGTCCTCGGTGCTGCCAGGGGCGACTCGGCTGCCCTCGCCAATGACTTGCTGCACTCTCCTgtggccaaggccatcctcCCCTTCGTCAACGGTGGTATCAGCGGCATGGTGGCCACCAGCGTCGTCCAGCCCGTCGATATGATCAAGGTCCGCATCCAGCTCGCTGGTGAGGGAACAGCAGCCGGTCCCAAGCCCACTCCCCTCTCTGTCACTCGACAGATCATTGCCAGCGGCAAGGTTCTCGACCTGTACACTGGTCTCTCGGCCGGTCTCCTGCGCCAGGCTGTCTACACCACCGCCCGCTTGGGCATGTTCGACACTCTCATGGGATCTCTTTCCGCCCGAGCCAAGGCTGAGGGCCGTGCCGTTGGCTTCGCCGAGCGAGCAACCGCTGGTCTGACTGCCGGTGGTATCGCCGCCATGATTGGTAACCCTGCCGATCTCGCCCTCATCCGAATGCAGAGCGACGGCCTCAAGCCCCTCGCCGAGCGAAAGAACTACAAGTCAGTTATCGACGCCCTGGGCGGCATCGCCAAGAGTGAGGGTGTCGGTGCCCTCTGGGCCGGAGCCGCTCCCACTGTTGTCCGTGCCATGGCCCTCAACTTTGGTCAACTCGCCTTCTTCagtgaggccaaggcccagctcaagaagcacaCGGATCTGTCAGCTCAGACCCAGACACTCAGCGCCAGTGCCATCGCCGGCTTCttcgcctccttcttctccctgcCCTTCGACTTTGTCAAGACACGCCTGCAGAAGCAGTCCAAGGGTCCGGACGGCAAGCTTCCCTACCGTGGCATGGTCGACTGCTTCTCCAAGGTCGCCAAGCAGGAGGGTCTTGGCCGATTCTACCGTGGCTTCGGCACATACTATGTCCGCATTGCACCTCACGC TATGGTGACACTGATCGTTGCTGACTACCTTGGCTGGCTCACCAAATAA